One Methylomonas sp. LL1 DNA window includes the following coding sequences:
- the tssJ gene encoding type VI secretion system lipoprotein TssJ, with the protein MKRYFLLSIVNFMLLGCAGDPPLQPLPPPPTIVNLQIDAASNLNADNNGNGAPVMLRIYELRERSAFQSSDFFALFNNDQATLAADLVRKQELLLTPGETKKLTIKPDDNVRSLGFFAGFRQLDTAQWRAVAEFQLNRSQTYNVKLQNNQLSVAPAP; encoded by the coding sequence ATGAAACGCTATTTTCTATTGTCCATAGTTAATTTTATGTTGCTGGGCTGCGCCGGTGATCCACCGCTGCAACCACTTCCGCCTCCACCTACTATCGTCAATTTGCAAATTGATGCAGCCTCGAACCTGAATGCCGACAATAATGGTAACGGCGCGCCGGTCATGCTTAGGATTTACGAGTTACGCGAGCGAAGCGCATTCCAATCCAGCGATTTTTTTGCTTTGTTTAATAATGACCAGGCCACCCTGGCAGCCGATTTGGTGCGCAAGCAAGAGTTATTGTTGACCCCCGGTGAAACTAAAAAACTGACGATCAAACCTGATGACAACGTGCGTTCCTTGGGTTTTTTTGCCGGTTTCAGGCAATTGGATACCGCGCAATGGCGTGCCGTGGCCGAGTTTCAGTTGAATCGAAGCCAAACTTACAACGTAAAACTGCAAAACAACCAATTAAGCGTTGCTCCCGCGCCTTAA
- the dxs gene encoding 1-deoxy-D-xylulose-5-phosphate synthase, which produces MTLSSYPLLNTIHGPSDVRALPKEQLKALADELRSYLTHTVSISGGHFSAGLGTVELTVALHYVFDTPVDQLVWDVGHQAYPHKILTGRKDRMPTIRTLGGVSAFPSREESEYDAFGVGHSSTSISAALGMAIASQLRGEDKKMVAIIGDGSITGGMAYEAMNHAGDVNANLLVILNDNDMSISPPVGAMNNYLTKVLSSKFYSSVREESKKALAKMPSVWELARKTEEHVKGMIVPGTLFEELGFNYFGPIDGHDVDMLVSTLENLKDLTGPVFLHVVTKKGKGYAPAEKDPLAYHGVPAFDPSKDYLPKAAPSPHPTYTEVFGRWLCDMAKQDERLLGITPAMREGSGLVEFSKQFPKRYFDVAIAEQHAVTLAAGQACQGAKPVVAIYSTFLQRAYDQLIHDVALQNLDVLFALDRAGLVGPDGPTHAGAFDYSYMRCIPNMLVMAPADENECRQMLTTGFKHQGPASVRYPRGKGPGATVEAELTELEIGKAEVRHQGGRIAILAWGSMVTPAVEVGKQLGATVVNMRFVKPLDEALVLELAKSHDVVVTIEENVIAGGAGSAINEFLQAQKILMPVLNIGLPDRFVEQGSREELLSLCGLDAKGILAKIQTFAA; this is translated from the coding sequence ATGACTCTGTCCAGTTACCCCTTGCTGAACACCATCCACGGCCCGTCCGATGTCCGCGCCCTGCCGAAAGAACAGCTCAAGGCCTTGGCCGACGAGCTGCGTAGCTATCTGACTCATACCGTCAGCATCTCCGGCGGCCACTTTTCGGCGGGCCTGGGCACGGTCGAGCTGACCGTGGCGCTGCATTATGTGTTCGATACCCCGGTGGATCAGTTGGTCTGGGATGTGGGCCATCAGGCTTATCCGCATAAGATTCTGACCGGACGCAAGGACAGGATGCCGACAATCCGAACGCTGGGCGGCGTCTCGGCCTTTCCGTCGCGCGAAGAAAGCGAATACGATGCTTTCGGCGTCGGCCATTCCAGTACGTCGATCAGCGCGGCGCTGGGGATGGCGATCGCCTCACAGCTGCGCGGCGAGGATAAGAAGATGGTGGCCATTATCGGCGACGGTTCGATCACCGGCGGTATGGCCTACGAGGCGATGAACCATGCCGGCGACGTCAACGCCAATCTGTTGGTGATTTTGAACGACAACGATATGTCGATTTCGCCGCCGGTCGGGGCGATGAATAATTATCTGACCAAGGTGTTGTCGAGTAAGTTTTATTCGTCGGTGCGGGAAGAGAGTAAGAAGGCTCTCGCCAAGATGCCTTCGGTGTGGGAATTGGCGCGCAAGACCGAGGAACATGTCAAGGGTATGATCGTGCCCGGTACTTTGTTCGAAGAGCTGGGCTTTAATTATTTCGGGCCGATCGACGGTCACGATGTCGATATGCTGGTGTCGACGCTGGAGAATCTGAAGGATTTGACCGGCCCGGTTTTCCTGCATGTGGTGACCAAGAAGGGCAAGGGTTACGCGCCGGCCGAGAAAGATCCTTTGGCTTATCACGGCGTGCCGGCCTTCGATCCGAGCAAGGATTATCTGCCCAAGGCCGCGCCGTCGCCGCATCCGACTTACACCGAAGTCTTCGGCCGCTGGTTGTGCGACATGGCGAAACAGGACGAGCGCTTGCTGGGCATTACGCCGGCGATGCGGGAAGGTTCGGGCCTGGTGGAGTTTTCCAAGCAGTTTCCGAAACGTTATTTCGATGTGGCGATCGCCGAGCAGCATGCGGTGACGCTGGCCGCCGGCCAAGCCTGCCAGGGCGCGAAACCGGTGGTGGCGATTTATTCGACCTTTTTGCAACGGGCCTATGACCAATTGATCCACGACGTAGCGTTGCAGAATCTGGATGTGCTGTTCGCATTGGACAGAGCCGGGTTAGTGGGTCCGGACGGCCCCACCCATGCCGGTGCCTTCGATTACAGCTACATGCGCTGCATCCCCAACATGCTGGTGATGGCGCCCGCTGATGAAAACGAGTGCCGGCAGATGCTGACGACAGGTTTCAAGCACCAAGGCCCGGCCTCGGTCCGTTATCCGCGCGGCAAGGGTCCCGGCGCGACTGTCGAGGCTGAGCTCACCGAGCTGGAAATCGGCAAGGCCGAAGTCAGACATCAGGGCGGCCGCATCGCGATACTGGCCTGGGGCAGCATGGTCACGCCAGCGGTCGAAGTTGGCAAACAACTGGGCGCTACCGTAGTCAACATGCGCTTTGTGAAGCCGCTCGATGAAGCCTTGGTGCTGGAACTGGCCAAGAGCCACGACGTCGTCGTCACCATTGAGGAAAACGTCATCGCCGGCGGTGCCGGTAGCGCGATCAACGAGTTTTTACAGGCGCAAAAAATCCTGATGCCGGTGTTGAATATCGGTCTGCCCGACCGTTTCGTCGAACAAGGCAGCCGCGAGGAATTGCTCAGTTTGTGCGGGCTCGATGCCAAAGGCATTTTGGCGAAAATTCAAACGTTTGCTGCGTAA
- the ispA gene encoding (2E,6E)-farnesyl diphosphate synthase, with the protein MSNLKTYLTACQNRVERALADRLPAENILPQTLHQAMRYSVLDGGKRTRPLLTYATGRALGLSEDVLDAPACAVEFIHVYSLIHDDLPAMDNDDLRRGKPTCHKAYDEATAILAGDALQALAFEILANDSSIVVDAEARLKMIAALTRASGSQGMVGGQAIDLGSVGTKLTLPELENMHIHKTGALIRASVNLAALSKSELDPCIAKKLDHYAKCIGLSFQVKDDILDVESDTATLGKTQGKDVDNDKPTYPALLGMAGAKQKALELHEQAVESLAGFGSEADLLRDLSLYIIERTH; encoded by the coding sequence ATGAGTAATTTAAAAACCTATCTTACCGCCTGCCAAAACCGCGTCGAACGCGCGTTGGCCGACCGTTTGCCCGCGGAGAACATTCTACCGCAGACCCTGCACCAAGCCATGCGCTACAGCGTGTTGGACGGCGGCAAACGTACCCGCCCACTGTTGACATATGCAACCGGCCGGGCTTTGGGTTTGAGCGAAGACGTGCTGGACGCGCCAGCCTGCGCGGTGGAATTTATTCATGTTTACTCCTTAATTCACGACGATCTGCCGGCGATGGACAACGACGACCTGCGCCGAGGCAAACCGACTTGTCACAAGGCTTATGACGAGGCTACCGCGATTTTGGCCGGCGACGCACTGCAGGCCCTGGCATTTGAAATACTGGCTAACGATTCCAGCATTGTGGTCGACGCCGAAGCCCGCCTGAAAATGATCGCCGCATTGACTCGCGCCAGCGGTTCGCAAGGCATGGTCGGCGGCCAGGCTATTGACCTGGGTTCCGTCGGCACTAAATTGACCCTGCCGGAACTGGAAAACATGCACATCCATAAGACCGGCGCCTTGATCCGCGCCAGTGTCAATCTTGCGGCGCTGTCCAAGTCCGAACTCGATCCCTGCATTGCAAAAAAACTGGACCACTACGCCAAATGCATCGGTTTATCGTTTCAGGTCAAGGACGACATCTTGGACGTGGAAAGCGATACCGCCACCCTGGGCAAAACCCAAGGCAAGGATGTAGACAACGACAAACCGACCTACCCCGCCCTGCTGGGCATGGCCGGCGCCAAGCAGAAAGCCCTGGAGTTACACGAACAAGCCGTCGAAAGTTTGGCCGGTTTTGGCTCCGAAGCAGACTTGCTGCGCGATTTATCACTATACATCATAGAACGGACGCACTAA
- a CDS encoding adenine phosphoribosyltransferase: MDRLKTKIRDIPDFPKPGIIFKDITPLVKDPAALRLAVHQLLHPFLGRDITAVAGMEARGFIFGSLVAWELGIPFIPLRKPGKLPYDVQSVSYDLEYGSAELQAHIDAVDKSDKVLLIDDLLATGGTAKASCELIEKLGATVVACAFVVELDFLEGREKLKDYEVHSLLHY, encoded by the coding sequence ATGGACAGATTGAAAACTAAAATCCGTGATATTCCCGACTTCCCAAAACCGGGCATTATTTTTAAAGATATTACTCCATTGGTGAAAGATCCGGCGGCACTAAGGCTAGCAGTTCATCAACTGCTACATCCCTTTCTAGGTCGTGATATTACCGCCGTTGCCGGCATGGAAGCCCGTGGATTCATCTTCGGTTCATTGGTCGCCTGGGAACTGGGTATTCCCTTCATTCCGCTCAGAAAACCCGGCAAACTGCCTTACGATGTGCAAAGCGTATCTTATGATCTGGAATACGGCTCGGCCGAGTTGCAAGCGCATATCGATGCGGTGGATAAAAGCGACAAAGTGCTATTGATCGATGATTTGCTGGCAACCGGTGGCACTGCCAAGGCCAGTTGCGAATTGATTGAGAAACTCGGCGCAACGGTGGTTGCCTGTGCGTTTGTAGTGGAACTAGACTTTTTAGAGGGACGGGAAAAACTGAAGGATTACGAGGTACATTCCCTATTGCATTATTGA
- a CDS encoding CvfB family protein, which produces MIEIGKLNTLTINNQRDNQFYLDGGELGDIALADKEFRGQVGDSLRVFVYIDGKNQTIATIQIPKAQADQVAWLKVVSLSHAGAFMDWGLPKDLLVPFSEQKCKMVEGRFYLVRLFLDENNRIAASMLLDDFIQDEAFYYKEGQAVELIIADETELGFKAIVDHKYWGVLYKNEIFQPVKKGQSLSGFIKKVRSDHKLDLILNQEKYGQKVDSTSAKILSVLEKHGGYIALTDKSPPEMIYDTFAVSKKVFKQAIGGLYKQRKIVIEDKGIRLVDKK; this is translated from the coding sequence ATGATAGAAATCGGCAAATTAAACACGCTGACCATTAACAATCAACGCGACAACCAGTTTTATCTGGATGGCGGCGAATTGGGGGATATTGCCCTTGCCGATAAGGAGTTTCGCGGACAGGTGGGTGATAGTCTACGGGTGTTCGTCTACATCGATGGTAAAAATCAGACTATCGCCACCATTCAAATCCCCAAGGCCCAGGCCGATCAAGTCGCCTGGTTGAAGGTGGTGTCGTTGAGTCACGCGGGTGCGTTCATGGATTGGGGCTTGCCCAAGGATTTGTTGGTACCGTTCAGCGAACAGAAATGCAAGATGGTGGAAGGCCGGTTTTATCTGGTGCGTTTGTTTTTGGACGAAAATAACCGTATCGCCGCCTCGATGCTGTTGGATGACTTTATTCAGGATGAAGCCTTTTATTACAAGGAAGGACAAGCGGTGGAGTTGATCATAGCCGACGAAACCGAATTGGGTTTCAAGGCGATAGTCGATCATAAATACTGGGGCGTGCTGTATAAAAACGAAATTTTCCAGCCGGTAAAGAAAGGTCAATCGCTGTCCGGTTTTATCAAAAAAGTGCGGTCGGATCACAAGTTGGATTTGATTCTGAACCAGGAGAAATATGGCCAGAAAGTCGATAGCACGTCCGCTAAGATTTTATCCGTGCTGGAAAAGCACGGCGGTTACATCGCCTTGACGGACAAGAGTCCGCCCGAGATGATTTACGATACCTTTGCGGTCAGCAAGAAAGTGTTCAAACAGGCCATTGGTGGCTTGTATAAACAACGTAAGATTGTGATCGAAGACAAGGGCATCAGGCTGGTTGACAAAAAATAG
- the parE gene encoding DNA topoisomerase IV subunit B encodes MSNEYNAAAIEVLSGLDPVRKRPGMYTDTTRPNHLVQEVVDNSVDEALAGHADSIEVTLYKDGSVKVVDNGRGMPVDIHPEQGIPGVEVILTQLHAGGKFSNKNYQFSGGLHGVGVSVVNALSEKLLVEIKRGGGVYQMEFAGGDKVSELQQINNVGKNNTGSTVHFWPDGKYFDSNRVSVSKLKHVLRAKAVLCPGLKISLNSELSDEQFEWCYQNGLREYLLDRVGDAEIFPQPPFMANMAASNEAVEWGIVWTPDSLPETIAESYVNLVPTAQGGTHVNGLRAGLTEAMREFLDFRNLLPRGVKVAPEDVWESCHFVLSVKLEDPQFSGQTKERLSSRECVTFVSGVAKDTFSLWLNQHPQEGEKIAEIILASAQKRLRAGKKIIRKKITSGPALPGKLADCSGQDLSRTELFLVEGDSAGGSAKQARDREFQAIMPLRGKILNTWEVDSGEVMASQEVHDIAVALGIEPDSNDLQNLRYGKICILADADSDGNHIATLICALFYQHFNALVRAGHVFVAMPPLYRIDVGKKVFYALDESERLGVLARIEAEKLTGKINIQRFKGLGEMNPSQLRETTMNPDTRRLVQLTVEENDDTREQMDLLLAKKRAGDRKSWLEDKGNLAEV; translated from the coding sequence ATGAGTAACGAATATAACGCCGCGGCGATTGAAGTACTGAGCGGCCTGGACCCGGTGCGCAAACGCCCCGGCATGTACACCGACACCACGCGTCCCAACCATTTGGTGCAGGAAGTGGTAGACAACAGCGTCGACGAGGCTTTGGCCGGCCACGCCGACAGTATCGAAGTAACGCTTTACAAGGATGGCTCGGTCAAGGTAGTCGATAATGGCCGTGGTATGCCGGTCGACATTCATCCCGAGCAGGGAATTCCCGGCGTGGAAGTCATCCTGACCCAGTTGCATGCCGGCGGTAAGTTTTCCAACAAAAACTATCAGTTCTCCGGCGGTTTGCATGGTGTCGGGGTGTCGGTGGTCAATGCCTTGTCGGAAAAACTGCTGGTCGAGATCAAGCGCGGCGGCGGGGTGTATCAAATGGAATTTGCCGGCGGCGACAAAGTCAGCGAATTACAGCAAATCAATAACGTCGGCAAGAACAACACCGGAAGCACGGTACATTTCTGGCCGGACGGCAAGTATTTCGATTCCAACCGGGTGTCGGTCAGCAAGCTCAAACATGTGCTGCGCGCCAAGGCCGTGTTGTGCCCTGGCTTGAAAATCAGCTTGAATTCGGAGCTCAGCGACGAGCAATTCGAATGGTGTTATCAGAACGGCTTGCGGGAATATTTGCTGGACCGGGTCGGCGACGCGGAGATTTTCCCTCAGCCGCCGTTCATGGCCAACATGGCGGCCAGCAACGAGGCGGTGGAGTGGGGCATTGTCTGGACGCCGGACAGTCTGCCGGAAACCATCGCCGAGAGTTATGTCAATCTGGTGCCGACTGCCCAGGGCGGCACCCATGTCAACGGCTTGCGCGCAGGTTTGACCGAGGCGATGCGCGAGTTTTTAGACTTTCGCAACCTGTTGCCGCGCGGCGTCAAGGTCGCACCGGAAGACGTCTGGGAAAGTTGCCACTTCGTGCTGTCGGTAAAGCTGGAAGACCCGCAGTTTTCCGGGCAGACCAAGGAGCGTTTGAGTTCGCGCGAATGCGTGACCTTCGTCTCCGGCGTCGCCAAGGACACCTTCAGCCTGTGGTTGAACCAGCATCCGCAGGAAGGCGAAAAAATCGCCGAGATCATTTTGGCCAGCGCCCAGAAGCGTTTGAGGGCCGGCAAGAAAATCATCCGCAAGAAAATCACCAGCGGCCCGGCCTTGCCCGGCAAACTGGCGGATTGTTCGGGGCAGGATCTCAGTCGCACCGAACTGTTCCTGGTCGAGGGCGATTCGGCCGGCGGCTCGGCCAAGCAGGCCAGAGACCGCGAATTTCAGGCCATCATGCCGTTGCGCGGCAAGATTTTGAATACTTGGGAGGTCGATTCAGGCGAGGTGATGGCTTCACAAGAGGTGCATGACATAGCGGTGGCCTTAGGCATAGAGCCGGACAGCAACGACCTGCAAAACCTGCGTTACGGCAAGATCTGCATCCTGGCCGATGCCGATTCCGACGGCAACCACATCGCCACCTTGATCTGCGCGCTGTTTTATCAGCATTTCAACGCGTTGGTCAGGGCAGGGCATGTGTTCGTGGCGATGCCGCCCTTGTATCGGATCGATGTCGGCAAGAAGGTGTTTTATGCCTTGGACGAATCGGAACGACTGGGCGTGTTGGCAAGGATAGAAGCCGAAAAACTCACCGGCAAGATCAACATTCAGCGCTTCAAAGGTTTGGGCGAGATGAATCCGTCGCAGCTCAGGGAAACTACCATGAATCCCGACACCCGGCGCCTGGTGCAGTTGACCGTGGAAGAAAACGACGATACCCGTGAACAGATGGACTTGCTGCTGGCCAAGAAACGAGCCGGCGACCGCAAGAGTTGGCTGGAAGACAAGGGTAATTTGGCGGAAGTTTAG
- a CDS encoding type II toxin-antitoxin system CcdA family antitoxin, which translates to MATTGAAAKKATNITLSVDVLNEAKALGINISQSCDQYLRELVRSERERRWQQENAEFIAIYNQTVEQEGLPLEPWRNF; encoded by the coding sequence ATGGCAACCACCGGAGCGGCAGCAAAGAAAGCTACCAACATCACGCTGTCGGTTGATGTGTTGAACGAGGCCAAGGCTTTGGGTATCAACATTTCGCAAAGCTGTGATCAGTATTTGCGCGAACTGGTGCGTAGCGAGCGCGAACGCCGATGGCAGCAGGAAAATGCTGAATTTATTGCTATCTACAATCAAACCGTCGAGCAGGAGGGGTTGCCGTTGGAACCATGGCGGAATTTTTAG
- a CDS encoding serine/threonine-protein kinase translates to MNAFDTALKAFQQSQIPFDELARVARQTGLAPEAMSNAARQLLEAEYRAGRIPPQVYSALEGELSDKTQISQPFDSATVLPPSANQDDATRIQPAASNPSPALAQTLTPTSSPTSPPMNTESLLKGLREQHPHRELTVGSILKNRFELQQLLGVGGMGMVFKATDLRKIEAQDKDPFVALKVLNQDFQANPMALVSLQRETKRAQTLSHPNIIKVYDFDRDGGHVFMSMEYLEGQPLSHLIKENPDGLPFKQAWPIIHAMADALRHAHKKNIVHSDFKPGNVFIDINGEVRVLDFGIACAISRSDKDHQDATIFNARSLGAFTPSYASLEQLHHSDPDQRDDIYALACVSYELLSGKHPFGRLSAEKALEVNLQAKPIPKLSRRQWKGLQKALAFQQTQRTPTVDKFLAALGPRSAVFYGLWGTGVLATGLFAANIYLSMIAPPTVVEAPKVAIQLSAEQQQKIKDLLELASIHADVGYLTAPTGSNALWAYQEILKIDPYNKSATQGIIKIADTLEQQAWEAYERNDRSAALKKVLEGLEAHPAHKGLLSLREKLRASQ, encoded by the coding sequence ATGAACGCGTTCGACACCGCATTAAAAGCCTTTCAGCAATCGCAAATCCCTTTCGACGAATTAGCGCGAGTCGCCAGACAGACCGGACTAGCGCCGGAAGCCATGAGTAATGCGGCCAGACAGTTACTGGAAGCCGAATATCGCGCCGGCAGAATCCCCCCGCAGGTCTATAGCGCCCTGGAAGGGGAATTGAGCGACAAAACCCAAATCAGTCAGCCGTTCGATTCGGCCACTGTCCTTCCCCCATCAGCCAACCAAGACGATGCAACCCGGATCCAACCCGCCGCCTCGAATCCGTCACCGGCCCTGGCTCAAACGTTAACACCGACCTCGTCCCCAACCTCCCCCCCGATGAATACCGAGTCACTACTGAAGGGATTGCGGGAGCAGCATCCGCACCGGGAACTCACGGTCGGCAGCATTCTGAAAAACCGGTTCGAGTTGCAACAACTGCTTGGCGTGGGCGGCATGGGCATGGTGTTCAAGGCCACCGATTTACGTAAAATCGAGGCCCAGGATAAAGACCCTTTCGTGGCCTTGAAAGTATTGAATCAGGACTTTCAGGCCAACCCGATGGCTCTGGTGTCGCTGCAGCGCGAAACCAAGCGCGCTCAGACCCTTTCTCATCCCAACATCATTAAAGTTTACGATTTCGACCGCGACGGCGGACATGTATTCATGTCCATGGAATACCTCGAGGGCCAACCGCTAAGCCATTTAATCAAGGAAAATCCGGACGGCTTACCGTTCAAACAAGCCTGGCCGATTATTCATGCGATGGCCGATGCCTTACGCCATGCCCATAAAAAAAATATCGTCCATTCCGATTTCAAACCGGGCAACGTGTTTATCGACATCAATGGTGAAGTGCGGGTGCTGGATTTCGGCATCGCCTGCGCGATTAGCCGTAGCGATAAAGACCACCAGGATGCCACCATATTCAATGCCCGTTCATTAGGGGCATTCACGCCATCCTATGCCAGCCTGGAACAACTGCATCACAGCGATCCGGATCAACGCGACGATATTTACGCACTGGCTTGCGTCAGTTATGAACTGTTGAGCGGTAAACATCCTTTCGGACGCCTTTCCGCCGAAAAAGCCCTGGAAGTCAATTTACAGGCCAAACCCATTCCCAAATTATCCCGCAGGCAATGGAAAGGCCTGCAAAAAGCCTTGGCTTTTCAACAAACGCAACGCACCCCGACGGTAGACAAATTTCTGGCGGCTCTGGGGCCGCGTTCGGCGGTGTTTTACGGCTTATGGGGGACCGGAGTTCTGGCTACCGGGCTCTTTGCGGCCAACATTTATCTGAGCATGATTGCGCCGCCAACCGTGGTCGAAGCCCCGAAAGTGGCCATACAGCTCTCCGCCGAACAGCAGCAAAAAATCAAGGATTTATTGGAATTGGCCAGTATCCATGCCGACGTCGGCTACCTGACCGCTCCCACCGGCAGCAACGCTTTATGGGCCTACCAGGAAATACTGAAAATCGATCCCTACAATAAATCGGCAACCCAGGGCATCATCAAAATTGCCGACACGTTGGAGCAACAAGCCTGGGAAGCCTATGAAAGAAACGACCGCTCGGCGGCATTGAAAAAAGTGTTGGAAGGGCTCGAAGCCCATCCAGCGCACAAAGGCCTGCTATCGCTAAGAGAGAAGCTACGGGCAAGCCAATAA
- a CDS encoding CcdB family protein encodes MARFDVYRNSGGKVEEVPFLLDVQSDVLSALDTRVVVPLRRRDRFSAKTLPSNLMPAVIVDGLECVLEIPKLAAVPIRILKRPVTTLYDHQFEITAALDFLFQGF; translated from the coding sequence GTGGCGCGTTTCGATGTCTATCGCAACAGTGGAGGCAAAGTTGAAGAGGTGCCTTTTTTACTGGATGTGCAAAGCGATGTGCTGAGCGCGTTGGATACGCGTGTGGTGGTGCCTTTACGTCGCCGGGATCGATTCTCCGCCAAGACGCTGCCCTCCAATTTAATGCCGGCTGTTATCGTTGACGGTTTGGAGTGTGTGCTGGAAATTCCAAAACTGGCCGCAGTGCCGATACGCATCCTGAAGCGACCAGTGACGACTCTTTACGATCATCAATTTGAAATTACGGCAGCGCTGGATTTTCTATTTCAAGGATTTTAG
- a CDS encoding MlaA family lipoprotein, with amino-acid sequence MHTPSLQGKSQASLIWALFFSGALSVTGCATTEPATSGAGFSAVSASPVDPYEGFNRSMYGFNMGLDKYLLKPVADSYKFITPNFMQSGVTNFFNNLKGINVVLNDILQGKFEQSASDLGRFTTNSTIGLFGLFDVASELGLQQNVEDFGQTLAVWGVGQGAYLVLPILGPTTVRDGGGVILDKAANPGTYVPGTGVLEGISDRANAEGALNFIDEAALDPYVFTRESFLQYRNNLINDGKADADSFDLDVDAEVDVGEISEVKSKEGNGVDKSKTPKVKDSGGHVENNLELDAPKADGTVQAFDSMSKSFDDAERQFEAVSLKMDDISKKKSRWRRR; translated from the coding sequence ATGCATACCCCCAGTTTACAAGGCAAAAGCCAAGCATCTCTAATTTGGGCGCTGTTTTTTTCGGGCGCGCTATCGGTAACGGGGTGTGCCACTACCGAACCCGCCACCAGTGGTGCCGGGTTTTCAGCCGTAAGCGCCAGCCCGGTTGATCCCTACGAGGGCTTTAATCGCTCGATGTACGGATTCAATATGGGCTTGGATAAGTATCTGTTGAAACCGGTCGCCGACAGTTATAAATTTATCACGCCCAACTTCATGCAAAGCGGAGTCACTAATTTCTTTAACAATCTTAAAGGTATCAATGTCGTTCTAAATGACATTCTACAAGGCAAGTTTGAGCAAAGTGCTTCCGATCTCGGCCGGTTTACCACTAATTCGACTATCGGTCTGTTCGGTTTATTCGATGTGGCAAGCGAATTGGGTTTGCAGCAAAATGTGGAAGATTTTGGTCAAACGCTGGCGGTTTGGGGTGTGGGCCAGGGAGCCTATCTGGTGCTGCCGATTTTAGGGCCAACCACTGTGCGTGATGGGGGAGGGGTTATCCTCGACAAGGCGGCCAATCCCGGTACTTATGTACCTGGTACGGGTGTGCTCGAAGGTATCAGTGATAGGGCTAACGCCGAAGGTGCTTTGAATTTTATCGACGAGGCCGCGTTGGATCCCTACGTGTTTACCCGCGAATCGTTTTTACAATATCGCAATAACCTGATCAACGACGGTAAAGCCGATGCCGACAGTTTTGATTTGGATGTGGATGCCGAAGTCGATGTCGGCGAGATATCCGAGGTTAAATCCAAGGAAGGCAATGGCGTCGACAAATCTAAAACGCCTAAGGTCAAGGATTCCGGCGGCCATGTCGAAAACAATCTTGAACTGGATGCGCCTAAAGCAGACGGTACCGTTCAGGCTTTTGACAGCATGTCTAAATCGTTCGATGATGCGGAGCGGCAATTTGAAGCGGTTTCTCTGAAGATGGACGACATCAGCAAAAAAAAAAGTCGCTGGAGAAGGCGTTAG
- a CDS encoding exodeoxyribonuclease VII small subunit, whose product MSRRKSASQFEEAMEELENLVEQMERGDISLEESLKSFERGIKLTRNCQQALQEAEQKVQILLEKNGQQTLEPFNDE is encoded by the coding sequence ATGTCGAGAAGAAAAAGCGCATCCCAATTTGAGGAAGCGATGGAAGAACTGGAGAATTTGGTCGAGCAAATGGAACGCGGTGATATTTCCCTGGAGGAATCCTTAAAATCCTTCGAACGCGGCATTAAATTGACTCGCAACTGCCAGCAAGCCTTGCAGGAAGCCGAGCAAAAAGTGCAAATCCTATTAGAAAAAAACGGCCAACAAACCCTGGAGCCATTCAACGATGAGTAA